One window from the genome of Synechococcus sp. PROS-7-1 encodes:
- a CDS encoding type II toxin-antitoxin system Phd/YefM family antitoxin: protein MTTVNVHQAKTQLSKLLQQVEAGETIVIARAGKPSAQLVPINANPKGLKPPGAMRDQISIGDDFDLPLEGLFDGSLEPSGRDQP, encoded by the coding sequence GTGACCACCGTCAACGTGCATCAGGCAAAAACCCAGTTATCGAAACTTCTTCAGCAGGTGGAGGCCGGGGAAACGATCGTCATTGCTCGCGCTGGCAAGCCTTCAGCTCAGTTGGTGCCGATCAATGCGAATCCCAAGGGATTAAAGCCCCCTGGAGCCATGCGTGATCAGATCAGCATCGGAGACGATTTCGACCTGCCTCTCGAAGGGTTGTTCGACGGCAGCCTTGAGCCATCCGGCCGCGATCAGCCATGA
- a CDS encoding type II toxin-antitoxin system VapC family toxin, with the protein MSRVLLDTHLLLWWLKGDPRLPTSLVTELQKDLHSVLISQASLWEMAIKVNLGRLSVDLTDLEQQVQAEGFQWLSISNEHLLEVARLETIEGHRDPFDRLLVAQSRVEPLLLFTCDRALEAYGACVRLIT; encoded by the coding sequence ATGAGCCGGGTGCTGCTGGACACCCACCTGCTGCTGTGGTGGCTGAAAGGTGATCCGCGCCTCCCCACCTCACTGGTCACAGAACTGCAGAAAGATCTGCACAGCGTCCTGATCAGCCAGGCCTCGCTTTGGGAAATGGCGATCAAGGTCAATCTCGGGCGGTTGAGCGTTGACCTAACGGACCTGGAGCAACAAGTCCAAGCCGAGGGTTTTCAGTGGTTATCGATCAGCAACGAGCACCTGTTGGAAGTAGCACGGCTGGAAACCATTGAGGGGCATCGTGACCCTTTTGATCGTTTACTTGTGGCCCAGAGCCGGGTTGAACCGTTGCTGCTGTTCACCTGCGATCGTGCTCTCGAAGCCTATGGAGCCTGCGTGCGCCTGATCACCTAA
- the pyrF gene encoding orotidine-5'-phosphate decarboxylase: MASLRSAHPADRIIVALDGMAPEQALTFAAQVEGLRWVKVGLELFVQAGPEVVAQLREQGLRVFLDLKFHDIPATMAGACRRAAALGAELITVHACAGSDALKAAQAAAEEGAQGAGQPAPTLLAVTVLTSWEEQRLQRELAIGQSIGERVPALAQLSATAGIGGCVCSPLEAAALRAQHPEPFALVTPGIRPKGAAAGDQARVMGPAEAIAAGASQLVIGRPITKAEDPSVAFAACCGELIGSPQQSE; this comes from the coding sequence TTGGCTTCGTTGCGTTCCGCCCATCCGGCTGATCGGATCATCGTGGCCCTCGATGGCATGGCGCCCGAGCAGGCCCTGACTTTTGCTGCCCAGGTGGAAGGGCTGCGCTGGGTGAAGGTGGGCCTGGAGCTGTTTGTGCAGGCCGGGCCTGAGGTGGTGGCGCAGCTGCGCGAGCAGGGGTTGCGGGTGTTCCTCGATCTCAAATTTCACGACATCCCGGCGACGATGGCCGGTGCCTGCCGGCGGGCGGCGGCGCTGGGGGCCGAACTGATCACGGTGCATGCCTGCGCCGGCAGCGATGCACTCAAGGCAGCCCAGGCCGCGGCAGAGGAGGGCGCCCAAGGTGCGGGTCAACCCGCCCCCACGCTGTTGGCGGTGACGGTGCTCACCAGCTGGGAGGAGCAACGGCTGCAACGGGAACTCGCCATTGGCCAGTCCATCGGCGAACGGGTGCCGGCGTTGGCGCAGCTCTCGGCGACCGCCGGCATCGGCGGTTGTGTGTGCTCACCCCTGGAGGCCGCGGCATTGCGGGCGCAGCACCCTGAGCCCTTCGCGTTGGTCACCCCCGGCATTCGCCCCAAAGGAGCAGCGGCTGGCGATCAGGCCCGGGTGATGGGGCCGGCTGAGGCGATTGCAGCAGGAGCCAGTCAGCTGGTGATCGGCCGGCCGATCACCAAGGCCGAAGATCCCAGCGTGGCGTTTGCAGCTTGTTGCGGGGAGCTCATCGGAAGCCCCCAGCAAAGCGAGTGA
- a CDS encoding cupin domain-containing protein, producing MGGTQRSQDSRSSSLHPEATATRPMLPRIIHPDQLQGYRFSDQDHCRLALLSSPADGDDDRGSQEGISLFLEIHDPCDRVPLHTHHHSAEFYFVLRGTVIFHIEERSITANTGDFVVVPAEAIHDFENPGPDRLYLLTVLNRDEGFSEILRQGIPTALEPEDLEVLRNL from the coding sequence ATGGGCGGAACGCAACGAAGCCAAGACAGCCGCAGCAGCAGTCTCCATCCTGAAGCCACAGCCACCCGACCCATGCTTCCGCGGATCATTCACCCCGACCAGCTCCAGGGCTACCGCTTCAGCGATCAGGACCACTGCCGACTGGCCTTGCTCAGCTCACCCGCCGATGGTGATGACGACCGCGGGTCCCAGGAAGGGATCAGCCTGTTTCTGGAAATCCACGATCCCTGCGACCGGGTGCCGTTGCACACCCACCACCACTCCGCGGAGTTTTATTTCGTGCTGCGGGGCACGGTGATCTTCCACATCGAGGAGCGCTCGATCACAGCCAACACCGGCGACTTTGTGGTGGTTCCTGCCGAGGCCATTCACGATTTCGAGAATCCCGGCCCCGATCGCCTCTACCTGCTCACCGTGCTCAACCGCGATGAGGGTTTCTCGGAGATCCTGCGCCAGGGCATCCCCACGGCCCTCGAACCCGAAGATCTGGAGGTGCTGCGCAACCTCTGA
- a CDS encoding type II toxin-antitoxin system Phd/YefM family antitoxin, protein MQVNLHAAKTHLSRYVEQALDGDEVVIARAGKPLVKLVPVDTSPRRRTLGFMSNQGIATADVKADFVDDINAMFG, encoded by the coding sequence ATGCAAGTGAATCTCCACGCCGCCAAGACCCACCTCTCCCGTTATGTGGAGCAGGCCCTGGATGGGGATGAGGTGGTGATCGCTCGGGCCGGCAAACCGTTGGTGAAGCTCGTCCCCGTCGACACCTCACCGCGCAGGCGGACGCTGGGGTTCATGAGCAACCAGGGCATCGCCACTGCTGATGTGAAAGCCGACTTCGTTGATGACATCAACGCCATGTTCGGCTGA
- a CDS encoding type II toxin-antitoxin system VapC family toxin, translated as MTSGTTPPRLLDTQLLIWMAFAPEELPATLIPDLKDRQQRFFVSVVSLWEVAIKRSLNRPDFQFDTAALRQHLQREGFEELPIQAEHCLAVQNLPWHHRDPFDRLLIAQAQEERIQLLSCDQPLSEYGACVTLLKR; from the coding sequence ATGACCAGCGGAACAACACCGCCACGCCTGCTCGACACGCAGCTGCTGATCTGGATGGCCTTTGCACCGGAAGAGCTCCCAGCCACGCTGATCCCAGATCTGAAAGACCGACAACAACGCTTTTTTGTGAGTGTCGTCAGCCTGTGGGAAGTGGCGATCAAACGCTCGCTCAACCGCCCCGACTTTCAGTTCGACACTGCTGCGTTACGCCAGCATCTCCAGCGTGAAGGGTTTGAAGAATTGCCCATCCAGGCCGAGCACTGCTTAGCCGTCCAGAATTTGCCCTGGCACCACAGGGATCCTTTTGATCGGTTGCTGATCGCTCAGGCGCAGGAGGAGCGGATCCAGCTACTGAGCTGCGATCAGCCCCTGAGCGAGTACGGGGCCTGCGTCACCCTGCTCAAGCGGTAA